The following coding sequences are from one Dehalogenimonas sp. THU2 window:
- a CDS encoding serpin family protein, whose amino-acid sequence MKKIIVPLLLSALMVVSACARPSYGEELRSDKPRLSPNVPAADMAELVRGNTEFAMALYHLLKENDGNFFYSPHSISTALTMTWGGARGETERQMAEALRFTLEQQRLHDALNALDAALASRGQDAKGKNGEPFSLKEVNAIWGQQDYQFLTAYLDLLAESYGAGLRIVDYINDPEGARKAINDWVAKETGERIKDLLPQGSIDELTRLVLTNAIYFSGAWLNPFPKDATRDDTFTLINGNKITVPMMFQSSTASYAEGIIPFSSFFPSGYQAVELMYDGGELSMVVLLPEEGGFNAFENSLSVEALEWIMDDLNAATVNLTMPKFEFDSEFGLKESLSALGMPIAFTDDADFSGMNGQRDLLISDVVHKAFVSVDEAGTEAAAATGVVVGITSAPVDPATVTIDRPFIFLIRDVATGAVLFIGRVMNPLE is encoded by the coding sequence ATGAAAAAAATCATCGTACCCCTTTTGCTATCGGCGCTCATGGTGGTCTCCGCCTGCGCGCGGCCGTCATACGGCGAGGAACTGAGATCGGATAAACCGCGCCTCTCACCGAACGTTCCCGCCGCCGACATGGCGGAGCTTGTTCGAGGCAACACAGAATTTGCCATGGCGCTGTATCATCTCCTCAAGGAGAATGACGGCAACTTCTTTTATTCCCCTCACAGCATCTCCACTGCCCTGACCATGACCTGGGGCGGCGCCCGCGGCGAGACGGAGCGCCAGATGGCTGAAGCACTGCGCTTCACTTTGGAACAGCAGCGGCTGCATGACGCGCTGAACGCCCTCGACGCCGCCCTTGCCTCCCGAGGGCAGGACGCCAAAGGCAAAAACGGCGAACCCTTCTCCCTGAAGGAGGTCAACGCCATCTGGGGCCAGCAGGACTACCAGTTCCTCACTGCCTACCTCGACCTGCTGGCGGAGAGCTATGGCGCCGGGCTGCGCATCGTCGATTACATCAACGACCCGGAAGGCGCCCGTAAGGCGATCAACGACTGGGTGGCCAAAGAAACTGGGGAACGCATAAAGGACCTGCTGCCCCAGGGTTCGATCGACGAGCTGACCCGCTTGGTACTGACCAACGCCATCTACTTCTCCGGCGCCTGGCTGAACCCCTTCCCGAAGGACGCCACCCGCGACGACACCTTCACCCTGATCAATGGAAACAAGATCACCGTGCCTATGATGTTCCAGTCCTCGACTGCGAGCTACGCCGAGGGAATCATCCCGTTCAGTTCGTTCTTCCCATCAGGCTACCAGGCGGTTGAGCTTATGTACGACGGCGGTGAGCTTTCCATGGTTGTGCTCCTTCCCGAGGAAGGCGGATTCAACGCCTTCGAGAACAGCCTGAGCGTAGAAGCGCTCGAGTGGATAATGGACGACTTGAACGCGGCCACGGTCAACCTGACAATGCCCAAATTCGAGTTCGACTCGGAGTTCGGCCTGAAAGAATCCCTGTCCGCCCTCGGCATGCCCATAGCCTTCACTGACGACGCCGATTTCTCCGGCATGAACGGCCAGCGGGACCTGCTCATCTCCGACGTGGTCCACAAGGCCTTCGTTTCCGTTGATGAGGCCGGTACCGAGGCCGCCGCGGCCACCGGCGTGGTGGTCGGCATCACTTCGGCACCCGTTGACCCGGCCACCGTGACCATCGACCGTCCGTTCATTTTCCTTATCCGGGACGTGGCCACTGGCGCGGTGCTCTTCATCGGCCGGGTAATGAACCCGCTCGAATAG